Proteins found in one Amycolatopsis umgeniensis genomic segment:
- a CDS encoding TIM-barrel domain-containing protein, with protein sequence MSRVAQSLSGLAAVALLGLSPVLAHADPAAAPSGKLGDLTGISAEGPTVTLNSGSAAVRVSFPAEGAVRVWLAPDGTFTDPAGSKIVLPRTGDPVTPKRTDKGDYWAVSTAKATLRAYKHPMRLALYDGADRKRLWEESAPLSWTDKQTTQTLARTAAEQFVGGGEQNGRFSHRDQTIRIFADYNWNDGGAPNSQPFYASTAGYGVLRNTFAQGKYAFTEPVRTTHDERRFDATYVVGNGLKDVITGYTDLVGKPFLPPLYGLEHGDADCYLHNANRGERHTLDAVKVAEGYTEHGMPNGWMLVNDGYGCGYENLQQTGEGLRKNNMQLGLWTENGVPNQVEEVKAGVRVRKLDVAWVGPGYQFALDACDTAHKGIEDNSDARGFVWTPVSWAGAQRCGVLWSGDQAGSYDYIKWQIPTYAGATTSGIAYNTGDIDGIFGGSPQTYVRDLQWKAFLPVSMTMDGWAASDKQPWKYGEPFTSINRKYLLLKERLLPYTYSHSVEAHRTGVGQVRPLALEYPDDPNVWGEKAKYEFLSGKDFLVAPVYENATVRNGIYLPKGTWVDYWSGKTYTGPTTVDGYDAPLDTLPLFVRAGAVVPMWAEGTKSWQTRDKGVLDLDVYPQGKGSFTLTEDDGATRAYKNGEQAKQTFTVDAPQSGLGTVTVGIGASSGSYAGKPASRNYQVAVHSGSKPAMVLAGTSILRQYGSKAELDAAPSGWWFDPATGGVARVKTGKIGAGDRQDVRLFGTSAVGGIFPEDRNGSVALSVPAVAGPGQTATGTLSFTNGTPLPVRDVKFSLPANGFRVEVPAGPRLVMPGKTVSVPVKVTPDAGIKPDDYQLTASASYKARLGENRVTDSVTVTVPHGSLAAAYGNVGVTDAAHVAVGDIDGGGSSFRAEGLAEAGLEPGAGFTALGAQLTWPKTGAGEKDNVLASGQTVAVRGTGAKLVLAGTGTGTAKGTVVVRYADGSTSQAELGFPNWCCADPAQYGATTVATVMGKNTRTGAAYPTTPYRVFANSVPLTTGKEVVAVTLPSNTAMHVFAAGIG encoded by the coding sequence ATGAGCAGAGTTGCGCAATCCCTGAGTGGTTTGGCCGCGGTGGCCCTACTCGGACTTTCCCCGGTCCTCGCCCACGCCGATCCGGCCGCGGCGCCGTCCGGCAAGCTGGGCGATCTGACCGGAATTTCCGCCGAGGGCCCCACGGTCACGCTGAATTCGGGAAGCGCCGCCGTGCGCGTCAGCTTCCCGGCCGAAGGCGCCGTCCGGGTCTGGCTGGCGCCGGACGGCACGTTCACCGATCCCGCCGGGAGCAAGATCGTGCTGCCGCGCACGGGCGATCCGGTCACACCCAAGAGGACCGACAAGGGGGACTACTGGGCGGTTTCCACGGCCAAGGCGACGTTGCGGGCGTACAAACACCCGATGCGGCTCGCGTTGTACGACGGCGCGGATCGCAAACGCCTGTGGGAGGAGTCGGCGCCGCTCTCGTGGACCGACAAGCAGACCACCCAGACCCTGGCGCGGACGGCGGCCGAGCAGTTCGTCGGCGGTGGCGAGCAGAACGGCCGCTTCAGCCACCGTGACCAGACGATCCGGATCTTCGCCGACTACAACTGGAATGACGGCGGGGCCCCGAATTCGCAGCCGTTCTACGCCTCCACGGCGGGATACGGCGTGCTGCGCAACACCTTCGCGCAAGGCAAGTACGCCTTCACCGAGCCGGTGCGCACCACTCACGACGAGCGCCGCTTCGACGCGACCTACGTGGTCGGGAACGGCCTCAAGGACGTCATCACCGGCTACACCGATCTGGTCGGGAAGCCGTTCCTGCCGCCGCTCTACGGGCTCGAGCACGGTGACGCCGACTGCTACCTGCACAACGCCAATCGCGGCGAGCGGCACACGCTGGACGCGGTGAAGGTCGCGGAGGGGTACACCGAGCACGGGATGCCCAACGGCTGGATGCTCGTCAACGACGGTTACGGCTGCGGGTACGAAAACCTGCAGCAGACGGGCGAAGGCCTGCGCAAGAACAACATGCAGCTGGGTCTGTGGACCGAGAACGGCGTGCCGAACCAGGTGGAAGAGGTCAAGGCCGGGGTCCGGGTCCGCAAACTCGACGTCGCGTGGGTCGGCCCTGGCTACCAGTTCGCGCTGGACGCCTGCGACACCGCGCACAAGGGCATCGAGGACAACAGCGACGCGCGCGGCTTCGTCTGGACACCGGTCAGCTGGGCGGGCGCGCAGCGCTGCGGCGTGCTGTGGAGCGGCGACCAGGCCGGTTCCTACGACTACATCAAGTGGCAGATCCCGACCTACGCCGGCGCCACGACGTCCGGTATCGCCTACAACACCGGCGACATCGACGGCATCTTCGGCGGCAGTCCGCAGACCTACGTCCGCGACCTGCAGTGGAAGGCGTTCCTGCCGGTCTCGATGACGATGGACGGCTGGGCCGCCTCGGACAAGCAGCCGTGGAAGTACGGCGAGCCGTTCACCTCGATCAACCGCAAGTACCTGCTGCTCAAGGAACGGCTGCTGCCCTACACCTACAGCCATTCGGTGGAAGCCCACCGGACCGGCGTCGGGCAGGTCCGCCCGCTGGCGCTCGAATACCCCGACGACCCGAACGTCTGGGGCGAGAAGGCGAAGTACGAGTTCCTGTCCGGCAAGGACTTCCTGGTCGCGCCGGTGTACGAGAACGCCACCGTCCGCAACGGCATCTACCTGCCGAAGGGCACCTGGGTCGACTACTGGAGCGGCAAGACCTACACCGGACCGACCACTGTGGACGGTTACGACGCGCCGCTCGACACCCTGCCGCTGTTCGTCCGCGCCGGGGCCGTGGTCCCGATGTGGGCCGAGGGCACGAAGTCGTGGCAGACCCGGGACAAGGGTGTGCTCGACCTCGATGTCTACCCGCAGGGCAAGGGTTCGTTCACCCTCACCGAGGACGACGGCGCGACCCGCGCCTACAAGAACGGTGAGCAGGCGAAGCAGACGTTCACCGTGGACGCGCCGCAGTCGGGCCTGGGCACGGTGACCGTCGGGATCGGTGCCAGTTCCGGTTCCTACGCGGGAAAGCCCGCGTCACGGAACTACCAGGTGGCCGTCCACTCGGGAAGCAAGCCCGCGATGGTCCTCGCCGGGACGTCGATCCTGCGGCAGTACGGCAGCAAGGCCGAACTGGACGCGGCGCCGTCGGGCTGGTGGTTCGATCCGGCCACCGGCGGGGTCGCGCGGGTCAAGACCGGCAAGATCGGCGCCGGTGACCGCCAGGACGTCCGGCTGTTCGGCACGAGCGCCGTCGGCGGGATCTTCCCCGAGGACCGCAACGGATCGGTCGCCCTGTCCGTACCGGCCGTCGCCGGTCCCGGGCAGACCGCGACGGGCACGCTGAGCTTCACCAACGGCACGCCGCTGCCGGTGCGGGACGTCAAGTTCTCCTTGCCCGCCAACGGCTTCCGTGTCGAGGTGCCCGCCGGGCCGCGACTGGTGATGCCGGGGAAGACCGTGAGCGTCCCGGTGAAGGTGACGCCGGACGCGGGGATCAAACCGGACGACTACCAGCTCACCGCTTCGGCGTCGTACAAGGCGCGGCTCGGGGAGAACCGGGTCACCGACTCGGTGACGGTCACCGTTCCGCACGGCTCGCTGGCCGCGGCTTACGGCAACGTCGGCGTCACCGACGCGGCCCACGTCGCGGTGGGGGACATCGACGGTGGCGGCAGCAGCTTCCGGGCCGAAGGTCTGGCCGAAGCCGGGCTCGAGCCCGGTGCGGGCTTCACCGCCCTCGGTGCTCAGCTGACGTGGCCGAAGACCGGCGCGGGCGAGAAGGACAACGTCCTCGCGTCCGGTCAGACCGTCGCGGTGCGGGGGACGGGCGCCAAACTGGTGCTGGCGGGAACCGGCACGGGTACGGCGAAGGGCACTGTCGTCGTCCGCTACGCCGACGGCAGCACGAGCCAAGCCGAACTCGGCTTCCCCAACTGGTGCTGCGCCGATCCCGCCCAATACGGCGCGACGACGGTGGCGACCGTGATGGGCAAGAACACCCGCACCGGGGCGGCGTATCCGACCACGCCGTACCGGGTCTTCGCGAACTCCGTCCCGCTGACAACGGGGAAGGAGGTCGTCGCGGTGACCCTCCCGTCCAACACCGCGATGCACGTTTTCGCGGCGGGGATCGGCTGA
- a CDS encoding DeoR/GlpR family DNA-binding transcription regulator has product MARHERLSTLLDLLGQREKIDVEDVAEELNVSAATIRRDLDHLAEQQLLTRTRGGAVANDLAYDLPLRYKTARHVPEKQRISVAAAALVAQGMVVGLNGGTTTAGVARSLATRSDLAGLRDSPGLTVVTNALNIAHELAVRPHVKIVVTGGVARPQSFELSGPLATRVLSELTIDLLFLGVDAFDAEAGAFAHHEGEASINRLMVERAERVVAVADGSKLGRRAFARICSTPQVHALVTDSNADPKVLRAFEAAGVEVQAV; this is encoded by the coding sequence ATGGCCCGGCACGAACGGCTGAGCACCCTGCTGGACCTGCTGGGGCAGCGGGAAAAGATCGACGTCGAGGACGTGGCCGAGGAGTTGAACGTCTCCGCGGCCACGATCCGGCGCGACCTCGACCACCTGGCGGAGCAGCAATTGCTCACCCGCACCCGGGGTGGCGCGGTGGCCAACGATCTCGCCTACGACCTGCCATTGCGGTACAAGACCGCACGGCACGTGCCCGAGAAGCAGCGGATCAGTGTCGCCGCGGCGGCGCTCGTGGCGCAGGGCATGGTGGTCGGCCTCAACGGCGGGACGACCACGGCCGGGGTCGCGCGTTCACTGGCGACCCGGTCGGATCTGGCGGGCCTGCGTGATTCGCCGGGGCTGACGGTGGTCACCAACGCGCTGAACATCGCGCACGAACTGGCCGTGCGGCCGCATGTGAAGATCGTGGTGACCGGTGGTGTCGCGCGTCCGCAGTCGTTCGAGCTCAGCGGTCCGCTGGCCACCCGGGTGCTCAGCGAACTGACGATCGACCTGCTGTTCCTCGGTGTCGACGCGTTCGACGCCGAGGCCGGCGCCTTCGCCCACCACGAGGGTGAGGCGAGTATCAACCGGCTGATGGTCGAGCGGGCGGAACGCGTCGTCGCGGTCGCCGACGGTTCGAAACTGGGCCGTCGCGCGTTCGCACGGATCTGCTCGACGCCGCAGGTGCACGCCCTGGTGACGGATTCCAACGCCGACCCGAAGGTGCTGCGTGCCTTCGAGGCCGCTGGGGTCGAGGTCCAGGCGGTCTGA
- a CDS encoding DUF5107 domain-containing protein: MTRLYRTGLVLPAAELGPENPLPPLRKPEAVAKVSNVDELPPDLAENIGYGRLDTTLPCLLQDGYTRERVERELPAMVLENDKLRATVLPSLGGRLFSLVHKPSGRELLYRNPVLQPANLALRDAWFAGGVEWNLGSTGHTTLTCEPMFAAEIEGPDGTPVLRLWEWERTRDLPYQVDFWLPDGSDQLLVAVRVRNPHPYDVPVYWWSNIAVPQNEGTRVLAPATQAWHYGYSGRLDLVDVPGELTYPARAETAADYFFEVAGRPWVAAVEQDGTGLAQLSTERLRGRKLFLWGESAGGRRWQEWLAPGAGGYLEIQAGLARTQLEHLRLPPGESWDWLEAYGPVTAEPAVVHGDDWTAAREAVAAGLPSAELMDEYHDAWRKIADATPETFLATGSGWGALENRRAPMCLPGTPFPDDSLGPDQEPWLALLDGTPPDGDPLAVPPSTLVNRYWADLMEYAPKNWLSWYHRGVAHWAAGRQSDAVRAWRESVAADENPWALRNLAVATSGHEAAWLYRRAVGLAPSLRPLVVEAIAAHLAAGLPDEASELLDGLPQEGRIALLAARIHLARGDLAAAKAVYDTGFEVANLREGETSLSDTWAAVSDEPLPEHHDFRMK; this comes from the coding sequence ATGACCCGCCTGTACCGCACCGGGCTGGTGCTCCCGGCCGCCGAGCTGGGACCGGAGAACCCGTTGCCGCCGCTCCGGAAACCCGAGGCGGTGGCCAAGGTGTCCAATGTGGACGAGCTGCCGCCGGATCTGGCGGAGAACATCGGGTACGGCCGCCTGGACACCACCTTGCCGTGCCTGCTCCAGGACGGCTACACCCGCGAGCGCGTCGAACGCGAGCTCCCGGCGATGGTGCTGGAGAACGACAAGCTCCGCGCCACCGTGCTGCCGTCGCTGGGCGGGCGGCTGTTCTCCCTGGTCCACAAGCCGTCCGGGCGCGAGCTGCTCTACCGCAATCCGGTGCTCCAGCCCGCGAACCTCGCCCTGCGGGACGCGTGGTTCGCCGGTGGCGTCGAGTGGAACCTCGGCAGCACCGGCCATACGACGCTGACCTGCGAGCCGATGTTCGCCGCGGAGATCGAGGGACCGGACGGCACGCCGGTACTGCGGCTGTGGGAATGGGAACGGACCCGCGACCTGCCGTATCAGGTCGACTTCTGGCTGCCCGACGGTTCGGACCAGCTGCTCGTGGCGGTGCGGGTGCGGAACCCGCATCCCTACGACGTCCCGGTGTACTGGTGGTCCAACATCGCGGTGCCTCAGAACGAGGGCACCCGCGTGCTGGCTCCCGCGACACAAGCTTGGCACTACGGCTATTCGGGACGGCTCGATCTGGTCGACGTCCCCGGCGAGCTGACCTACCCGGCCCGCGCGGAAACCGCGGCGGACTACTTCTTCGAGGTGGCCGGAAGGCCGTGGGTCGCGGCCGTCGAGCAGGACGGGACGGGGCTGGCCCAGCTGTCCACCGAACGTCTGCGTGGACGGAAGCTGTTCCTGTGGGGCGAGTCCGCGGGCGGGCGCCGCTGGCAGGAGTGGCTGGCTCCCGGCGCGGGCGGCTATCTGGAGATCCAGGCCGGTCTGGCCCGCACCCAGCTGGAACATCTGCGGTTGCCGCCGGGGGAGAGCTGGGACTGGCTGGAGGCCTATGGTCCGGTCACCGCGGAGCCCGCGGTGGTGCACGGGGACGACTGGACGGCGGCTCGCGAGGCCGTCGCCGCGGGTCTGCCGTCGGCGGAGCTCATGGACGAGTATCACGACGCTTGGCGGAAGATCGCCGACGCCACCCCGGAAACGTTCTTGGCCACCGGCTCCGGCTGGGGAGCGCTGGAAAACCGGCGGGCGCCGATGTGCCTGCCCGGCACGCCGTTCCCCGACGATTCCCTCGGTCCGGATCAGGAACCGTGGCTCGCGTTGCTGGACGGGACGCCGCCGGACGGGGATCCGCTCGCCGTGCCGCCGTCGACGCTGGTGAACCGGTACTGGGCGGATCTCATGGAGTACGCCCCGAAGAATTGGCTGAGCTGGTATCACCGCGGCGTCGCGCACTGGGCGGCCGGACGGCAGTCGGACGCGGTCCGGGCCTGGCGCGAGTCCGTCGCGGCGGACGAGAACCCTTGGGCACTGCGGAATCTCGCGGTGGCCACCTCCGGGCACGAGGCCGCTTGGCTGTACCGGCGGGCTGTCGGCCTAGCGCCGTCGCTGCGCCCTCTGGTCGTGGAGGCGATCGCGGCGCACCTCGCCGCGGGACTCCCGGACGAAGCGAGCGAACTGCTGGACGGGCTGCCCCAGGAGGGGCGGATCGCCCTGCTGGCCGCCCGCATCCACCTCGCGCGAGGTGACCTCGCCGCGGCCAAGGCCGTGTACGACACGGGTTTCGAGGTCGCGAACCTCAGGGAAGGGGAAACGTCTCTATCGGACACCTGGGCGGCGGTTTCCGACGAACCGCTGCCGGAACACCATGACTTCCGGATGAAGTGA
- a CDS encoding ABC transporter ATP-binding protein, with the protein MATVTFSDTTRFYAGVERPAVDGLDLEVADGEFLVLVGPSGCGKSTTLRMLAGLEGVDDGSIHIGDRDVTELPPKDRDIAMVFQNYALYPHMTVGENIGFHLKLAKMPKAERERKVSEAAAVLDLTEYLDRKPAKLSGGQRQRVAMGRAIVREPSVFLMDEPLSNLDAKLRVQTRTQIASLQRRLGITTLYVTHDQVEAMTMGDRVAVLKDGILQQCDTPVGLFARPVNVFVAGFIGSPAMNLLETTVDADGAVAGGTRLPLTPAQRSALTGPGIVVGVRPEGWTIGDGGFEAIVEVVEELGSDQYLYCRDGDRVLTVRTPGMAPWKRGESISLAPQPGSVHLFDAATGDRLPDA; encoded by the coding sequence ATGGCCACCGTGACCTTCTCCGACACCACCCGCTTCTACGCCGGGGTGGAACGCCCCGCCGTCGACGGCCTCGACCTCGAGGTCGCCGACGGCGAGTTCCTGGTGCTGGTCGGCCCGTCCGGCTGCGGGAAGTCGACCACGCTGCGGATGCTCGCCGGATTGGAAGGCGTCGACGACGGCTCCATCCACATCGGCGACCGCGACGTCACCGAACTGCCGCCGAAGGACCGGGACATCGCGATGGTGTTCCAGAACTACGCGCTCTACCCGCATATGACGGTGGGGGAGAACATCGGCTTCCACCTGAAGCTGGCCAAGATGCCGAAGGCCGAACGCGAACGCAAGGTGAGCGAGGCCGCCGCCGTGCTCGACCTGACCGAGTACCTGGACCGCAAACCCGCGAAGCTGTCCGGCGGGCAGCGGCAGCGCGTCGCGATGGGCCGGGCGATCGTGCGCGAGCCCAGCGTCTTCCTGATGGACGAACCACTGTCCAATCTGGACGCCAAACTCCGGGTGCAGACGCGGACCCAGATCGCGTCTTTGCAGCGGCGGCTGGGCATCACGACGCTCTACGTCACGCACGACCAGGTCGAGGCGATGACCATGGGCGATCGGGTCGCCGTGCTGAAGGACGGGATCCTCCAGCAGTGCGACACGCCGGTCGGGCTGTTCGCGCGACCGGTCAACGTGTTCGTCGCCGGGTTCATCGGCTCACCCGCGATGAACCTGCTGGAGACCACTGTGGACGCCGATGGTGCCGTGGCGGGTGGCACGCGGCTGCCGCTGACCCCGGCGCAGCGGTCGGCGCTGACCGGTCCCGGCATCGTCGTCGGTGTCCGGCCCGAGGGCTGGACGATCGGGGACGGCGGTTTCGAGGCCATCGTCGAGGTCGTCGAGGAACTGGGCAGCGATCAGTACCTTTACTGCCGTGACGGCGACCGCGTGCTCACGGTCCGCACGCCGGGCATGGCCCCGTGGAAGCGTGGCGAGTCGATCTCGCTGGCCCCGCAGCCGGGTTCGGTGCACCTGTTCGACGCCGCCACCGGTGACCGGCTCCCGGACGCATGA
- a CDS encoding carbohydrate ABC transporter permease, translated as MSVTDVEAPARRAAKPVRKPPRKPRPAPGSKRFSPLRVLGSTIVWLFTAGNVLVLYWLLTASFKTPVEIFTKPFDLPYQWFKNGKPFRNFIYAWNNAGFGDAVLTTVVLVGLATVVTVAVSAPCAYALTRLGVRGAGPMTNVVAIGMGVPFQTVIIPLFVVLSKIHLDNEYGLFVLYVALSIPFTVFLMTGFFRSLPDELEEAAALDGASPMRTFFSVMLPLTRGGMITALTLNAIGLWNETLLAIVFLKDQAHFTLSRALFTFYGAASYQSEYGGLIAGVAIVVLPMLVLYLVLARRIITGLTLGAGK; from the coding sequence ATGTCCGTCACCGACGTCGAGGCGCCCGCGCGGCGAGCGGCGAAACCGGTGCGCAAGCCGCCGCGCAAACCGCGCCCGGCGCCCGGCTCCAAACGGTTCAGCCCGTTGCGTGTCCTGGGTTCCACGATCGTCTGGCTGTTCACCGCCGGCAACGTCCTGGTGCTGTACTGGCTGCTCACGGCGTCGTTCAAAACGCCGGTGGAGATCTTCACCAAGCCGTTCGACCTGCCGTACCAGTGGTTCAAGAACGGGAAACCGTTCCGGAACTTCATCTACGCCTGGAACAACGCGGGCTTCGGCGACGCCGTGCTGACCACCGTGGTCCTCGTCGGGCTCGCGACGGTCGTGACGGTCGCCGTCTCGGCGCCCTGCGCGTATGCCCTGACCAGGCTCGGTGTCCGCGGCGCCGGACCGATGACCAACGTCGTCGCGATCGGCATGGGCGTGCCGTTCCAGACCGTGATCATCCCGCTGTTCGTGGTGCTCAGCAAAATCCACCTGGACAACGAGTACGGCCTGTTCGTGCTGTACGTGGCGCTGTCCATCCCGTTCACGGTGTTCCTGATGACCGGTTTCTTCCGATCGCTGCCGGACGAACTGGAGGAGGCGGCCGCGCTCGACGGCGCCTCGCCGATGCGCACCTTCTTCTCGGTCATGCTGCCGCTGACACGCGGCGGCATGATCACCGCGCTGACGCTGAACGCCATCGGCCTGTGGAACGAGACGCTGCTGGCGATCGTGTTCCTCAAGGACCAGGCGCATTTCACGCTCTCCCGCGCGCTCTTCACCTTCTACGGGGCCGCGAGCTACCAGTCGGAGTACGGCGGCCTCATCGCCGGGGTGGCGATCGTCGTGCTCCCGATGCTCGTGCTCTACCTCGTACTCGCCCGCCGGATCATCACCGGCCTGACCCTCGGCGCCGGAAAGTAG
- a CDS encoding carbohydrate ABC transporter permease — protein sequence MATVTTKSARPLKAGAHLQRKKRLFWPFAAPALALYLAFLVLPTIATVVLSFTSWAGAGDTPKPNGVTNYRQMVSSDSFQYAFGNTLIYVFLGGIGTFALAFLFTMVLRDMKGGKTVRAILFFPNIVAPVALGMFLGFVFKYQPGKQGLANYVMESLGADAAKFLAPSNVTGVVTASLIWASSGFYITILMAAVDRIPPYLYEDAELGGASPWQKFRNITLPMTWDVVGVAGVLWTINALKIFELVFVLAGPGTYAPPNQAWTLGIYVFDRTFGSNGTPDFGAACACAVAMIALVSVLVVLLRRLMRRDAIQF from the coding sequence ATGGCCACGGTCACGACCAAGTCGGCGCGGCCCTTGAAGGCCGGGGCCCACTTGCAACGCAAGAAACGGCTGTTCTGGCCGTTCGCGGCGCCGGCGCTGGCGCTGTACCTGGCCTTCCTGGTGCTGCCGACGATCGCGACCGTGGTGCTGAGCTTCACCAGCTGGGCCGGGGCGGGGGACACGCCGAAACCCAACGGCGTCACCAACTACAGGCAGATGGTGTCGAGCGACTCGTTCCAGTACGCCTTCGGCAACACGCTGATCTACGTGTTCCTCGGCGGGATCGGCACGTTCGCGCTGGCCTTCCTGTTCACCATGGTGCTGCGGGACATGAAGGGCGGGAAGACCGTCCGCGCCATCCTGTTCTTCCCGAACATCGTGGCGCCGGTGGCGCTCGGCATGTTCCTCGGCTTCGTGTTCAAGTACCAGCCGGGGAAACAGGGGCTGGCGAACTACGTGATGGAGAGCCTCGGCGCGGACGCGGCGAAGTTCCTCGCACCGTCCAATGTGACCGGTGTGGTGACGGCGTCGCTGATCTGGGCGAGTTCGGGCTTCTACATCACCATCCTGATGGCCGCGGTCGACCGCATCCCGCCCTACCTCTACGAGGACGCCGAACTGGGCGGCGCGTCGCCGTGGCAGAAGTTCCGCAACATCACGCTGCCGATGACGTGGGACGTCGTCGGCGTCGCCGGGGTGCTGTGGACGATCAACGCGCTCAAGATCTTCGAGCTGGTGTTCGTGCTGGCGGGGCCTGGGACCTACGCCCCGCCCAACCAGGCCTGGACGCTGGGGATCTACGTGTTCGACCGGACCTTCGGCTCGAACGGCACCCCGGACTTCGGTGCCGCCTGTGCCTGCGCGGTGGCGATGATCGCGCTGGTGTCCGTGCTCGTCGTCCTGCTCCGTCGTTTGATGCGCCGTGACGCGATCCAGTTCTGA
- a CDS encoding ABC transporter substrate-binding protein: MRVGKLTALTAGAALLLAGCGGGDTAGGTGENALPGVDQFLNAPCPEAGVKPATDKEFTYWSMWTADEPQGKVLQKAFKCFQEKTGVKVDVQWLGRKAYTQNLVPALNTDAVPDLFDQDVSKVGAAIMTPGGTQSVDDVFAMKVGEGDKTVKDVLSPSSYDFPQNKDREGHNFMVPYTIQSSAWWFNKDTAGDIQQPKTMDELIGLFDKAKADGKSAISLDGDIPFYNMYFYTQLAERYVGAGGIYKAATDKTGQAWKTEPGFLKAATETAKLPKHFIDGWDAAKFPQVQQRWADGDSRFLYVGSWAPSETREYLDKQGAGTKINYGSFQFPMPDGATHDTVEQMSIGFSVTKKAKHAEGAKAFIAYFLNKDLLSGIPAVADNLVPRADLAVPDDLKQVKAALDDPKKEHVLQYDGIDGIAGGKWQTDVFDPADIALLKGQITPEQFVDQLATKGAEFWRNQG, encoded by the coding sequence ATGCGGGTAGGCAAGCTCACGGCATTGACGGCAGGGGCGGCGCTCCTGCTCGCGGGATGCGGCGGCGGGGACACGGCCGGTGGCACCGGCGAGAACGCGCTTCCGGGCGTCGATCAGTTCCTCAACGCGCCCTGTCCGGAAGCGGGGGTGAAACCCGCGACGGACAAGGAATTCACGTACTGGTCCATGTGGACGGCCGACGAGCCGCAGGGCAAGGTCCTGCAAAAGGCTTTCAAATGCTTCCAGGAGAAGACCGGCGTCAAGGTCGACGTGCAGTGGCTGGGCCGCAAGGCCTACACCCAGAACCTGGTGCCCGCGCTGAACACCGACGCCGTCCCGGATCTGTTCGACCAGGACGTCAGCAAGGTCGGCGCCGCGATCATGACGCCTGGCGGCACGCAGAGCGTCGACGACGTCTTCGCGATGAAGGTCGGTGAGGGCGACAAGACCGTCAAGGACGTGCTTTCGCCCAGCTCATACGACTTCCCGCAGAACAAGGACCGCGAGGGACACAACTTCATGGTCCCGTACACGATCCAGTCGAGCGCCTGGTGGTTCAACAAGGACACCGCGGGCGACATCCAGCAGCCGAAGACGATGGACGAACTGATCGGCCTGTTCGACAAGGCGAAGGCCGACGGCAAGTCGGCCATCAGCCTCGACGGCGACATCCCGTTCTACAACATGTACTTCTACACCCAGCTCGCCGAGCGCTACGTCGGCGCCGGCGGGATCTACAAGGCGGCGACCGACAAGACCGGTCAGGCGTGGAAGACCGAGCCCGGTTTCCTCAAGGCCGCCACCGAAACCGCGAAGCTGCCGAAGCACTTCATCGACGGCTGGGACGCGGCGAAGTTCCCGCAGGTGCAGCAGCGCTGGGCGGACGGCGACTCCCGCTTCCTCTACGTCGGCAGCTGGGCGCCGAGCGAGACCCGCGAGTACCTGGACAAGCAGGGCGCCGGAACGAAGATCAATTACGGCTCGTTCCAGTTCCCGATGCCCGACGGCGCCACGCACGACACCGTCGAGCAGATGTCGATCGGCTTCTCGGTGACCAAGAAGGCCAAGCACGCCGAGGGCGCGAAGGCGTTCATCGCCTACTTCCTCAACAAGGACCTGCTTTCCGGGATCCCGGCGGTGGCCGACAACCTCGTGCCGCGTGCCGACCTCGCCGTGCCGGACGACCTCAAGCAGGTCAAGGCCGCGCTGGACGACCCGAAGAAGGAACACGTCCTGCAGTACGACGGGATCGACGGCATCGCCGGTGGCAAATGGCAGACCGACGTCTTCGACCCGGCCGACATCGCCCTGCTGAAGGGGCAGATCACTCCGGAACAGTTCGTGGACCAGCTCGCCACCAAGGGCGCCGAATTCTGGAGGAACCAGGGCTGA